A portion of the Tindallia magadiensis genome contains these proteins:
- a CDS encoding glycine betaine ABC transporter substrate-binding protein translates to MIFQRNNRLMVMLAILLIFSFIVVGCGADTVEDVPIDAPENDVATSEDEGPEGGEVTIGTKNFTESILLANIFSVLIEENTNMTANVQELGGTMVAFEALRNNDIQLYPEYTGTGYINMLEKTEILTAEETYEIVQSEFQERWSLEWMQPLGFNNTYTLALRQTMIDDLDLNTFSDLLEHDQDLTFGGTTEFVERQDGLPGLVDAYNFEFGNVVDLDPGLMYTAVQSEDVDIISAFATDGRIPAYNLGILEDDLSFFPPYFAAPLIRSDVLEQYPQLEILNTLHNMIDDETMAELNFRVDEMGETEEAVARDFLSSAGLI, encoded by the coding sequence ATGATTTTTCAAAGAAACAATAGGCTTATGGTAATGCTGGCAATTTTGCTAATATTCAGTTTTATCGTTGTTGGTTGCGGCGCCGACACAGTGGAAGATGTACCGATAGATGCACCAGAAAATGATGTCGCCACATCCGAAGACGAAGGTCCTGAAGGTGGAGAAGTTACGATAGGAACCAAAAACTTCACAGAATCAATCTTGTTAGCTAATATTTTCTCTGTGCTAATCGAAGAAAATACAAATATGACAGCTAATGTTCAGGAACTTGGCGGTACGATGGTCGCTTTCGAAGCGCTTCGAAATAATGATATCCAGCTTTATCCCGAATATACAGGAACAGGATACATTAACATGCTCGAAAAGACAGAAATATTAACGGCTGAAGAAACCTACGAGATTGTCCAAAGTGAATTTCAAGAAAGGTGGAGCTTAGAATGGATGCAACCTCTTGGCTTTAACAACACGTATACTCTTGCTCTTCGCCAAACGATGATTGATGATTTGGATTTAAATACTTTTAGTGATTTATTAGAGCATGATCAAGACTTGACCTTTGGCGGAACCACTGAATTTGTAGAGAGACAGGACGGTTTGCCAGGATTGGTTGACGCATATAATTTCGAATTTGGTAATGTGGTAGATTTGGATCCAGGCTTAATGTATACCGCCGTCCAAAGTGAAGATGTAGATATCATCAGTGCCTTTGCAACGGATGGACGTATTCCTGCCTACAACCTAGGAATACTAGAAGATGACCTTAGCTTTTTTCCTCCATATTTTGCAGCTCCTTTGATTCGAAGCGACGTACTTGAACAATATCCTCAACTTGAAATTTTAAACACTTTACACAATATGATTGATGACGAAACAATGGCTGAATTAAACTTCAGAGTTGATGAGATGGGCGAAACAGAAGAAGCAGTCGCAAGAGATTTCCTTTCTTCCGCAGGCTTAATTTAA
- a CDS encoding ABC transporter permease, with protein sequence MEQPSFFEFFMNRFPDVISQTITHLKITGLAVFLAVLIGVPVGIFITRNRMLARNVLGFANIMQTLPSLALFGLMIPIMGIGFNLAVFVLFLYALLPIIKNAYTGIVGVDDSLIESGRGMGMTNTQLLWMVQIPLALPVIMAGIRIATVINIGTATIAALIGAGGLGSFIFRGISMGNNNLILTGAIPAAILALVVDWILGLVEHRITPKGVRK encoded by the coding sequence TTGGAACAACCAAGTTTTTTTGAATTTTTTATGAACAGATTCCCCGATGTTATCAGCCAGACCATAACGCACTTAAAAATCACAGGCTTAGCTGTCTTTTTAGCTGTTCTAATTGGAGTACCAGTGGGTATATTTATTACACGAAATAGAATGCTCGCCCGGAATGTTTTAGGTTTCGCTAATATCATGCAAACACTCCCTAGTTTAGCTTTATTCGGTTTAATGATCCCCATAATGGGTATTGGCTTTAACCTAGCTGTGTTTGTATTATTTCTTTATGCACTGTTACCGATCATTAAAAATGCTTATACAGGTATTGTGGGCGTTGATGACTCTTTAATTGAATCAGGTAGAGGGATGGGAATGACGAACACTCAGCTTCTATGGATGGTTCAGATTCCATTAGCTCTACCTGTCATTATGGCCGGTATCAGAATTGCCACCGTCATTAACATCGGCACAGCAACGATAGCCGCTCTTATTGGCGCAGGAGGACTTGGCAGCTTTATTTTCCGCGGGATATCGATGGGTAATAACAACCTGATCTTGACAGGAGCAATTCCAGCAGCTATACTCGCATTGGTGGTAGACTGGATTCTTGGGTTAGTTGAACATCGAATTACACCTAAAGGGGTCCGGAAATAA
- a CDS encoding sensor domain-containing protein, whose product MSSIEGNSFIKNHFHGPAVYFVREINNNSGFLYLSDNFNQFGYEAHTVSNDHATYSKIVHQDDCSVISTTINKAISNKQNQYSIEYRIITKKGEIRYISEYGNVYYSGVDPVNIEGYFLDCTYVKNLENKATEWEQGFQELVGTSLAGIYIIQNETYVYVNDRLAGIFGYESKELIGEPADKIAVPKERKKVFQNLRKRLEGEKIAPYTMKGLHKKGYQIEVQVMASLIIYQGSPAVIGTVVDLQGSKEVFQRLKMSEAILENTIEGVVVTDSGGNIEWVNPAFTDITGYSADEVIGKNPRILKSDRHTKSFYENMWKSIQLEGFWSGEIWNRRKSGEVYPELLTITAIRNQEEQTEYYVSIFNDLTERVKTEEKLEYQKYHDALTGLPNRFLLIDRMAMAMARAKSQKSVFAVLILNIDRFRRINDTLGHLAGDQLIEAFSNRLRQVMREGDTISRLVGDEFAILVNPVTNVNAAVVVAEKILQSLEKPFYVESQEVYMTVSIGIGLFPGDGDNPDQMIMHAEMAMFQAKKFGKNRYRLYSEDMHKETLVRLEMENDIRKGLEQYEFEMYYQPQVQLTTGEIRGAESLMRWKHVVKGQISPGTFIPAAEESGLMVPLGIYTMKQVFAQSKIWKQKGFKEALISFNLSPIQFQQSDLYDQIKWILSETEADPSMLELEITENTAMVDIEYAINSLKQIKKLGIRVAMDDFGTGYSSLALLSRLPVDKLKIDRSFVSGIEKNADKQTIVAAMVGMCQQLGIEVVAEGVEEEVEKNFLLKVGCDMIQGYYYSPAVPADRFENMMKNRMFVDTNRFFS is encoded by the coding sequence ATGTCATCAATAGAGGGGAACTCGTTTATAAAAAATCATTTTCATGGACCTGCTGTTTATTTTGTCAGAGAGATTAATAATAATTCTGGTTTTTTATATCTGTCAGATAACTTTAACCAGTTTGGATATGAAGCGCATACTGTGTCGAATGATCATGCAACATACTCGAAAATAGTCCATCAAGATGATTGTTCCGTTATTAGCACAACGATAAATAAAGCTATTTCTAATAAGCAGAATCAGTATAGCATTGAATATCGAATCATTACTAAGAAAGGAGAAATAAGATATATATCTGAGTACGGAAATGTGTACTACTCTGGTGTTGATCCTGTAAACATAGAAGGATACTTTTTAGACTGTACCTATGTTAAAAATCTTGAAAATAAAGCTACAGAATGGGAACAGGGATTTCAAGAACTGGTAGGAACAAGCCTGGCAGGTATTTATATTATCCAGAATGAAACATATGTATATGTTAATGATCGACTTGCTGGTATTTTTGGATATGAGTCTAAGGAATTGATAGGTGAACCAGCGGATAAAATCGCTGTACCGAAAGAAAGAAAAAAAGTTTTTCAAAACTTGAGAAAAAGATTAGAGGGAGAGAAAATTGCTCCTTATACAATGAAAGGCTTACATAAAAAAGGTTATCAAATAGAAGTTCAAGTGATGGCTAGTCTTATTATTTATCAGGGAAGTCCAGCAGTCATTGGAACCGTAGTAGATTTGCAAGGATCAAAAGAAGTTTTCCAACGATTAAAAATGTCAGAAGCAATTTTAGAAAATACTATCGAAGGAGTTGTTGTTACGGATTCAGGTGGAAACATAGAGTGGGTGAATCCAGCATTCACAGATATAACTGGTTATTCGGCTGATGAAGTGATTGGTAAGAATCCGCGCATCTTAAAATCTGATCGACATACTAAAAGCTTTTACGAAAATATGTGGAAGAGTATTCAACTAGAAGGATTTTGGAGCGGTGAAATTTGGAATAGGAGAAAAAGTGGAGAAGTGTATCCAGAATTACTTACAATAACGGCCATTCGAAATCAGGAAGAGCAAACCGAGTATTATGTTTCTATTTTCAATGATTTAACAGAGAGGGTTAAAACAGAAGAAAAACTAGAGTATCAGAAATATCATGATGCGTTAACGGGACTTCCCAATCGTTTTTTACTAATTGATCGAATGGCGATGGCAATGGCAAGAGCTAAGTCACAGAAAAGCGTATTTGCTGTCCTTATCTTAAATATTGATCGATTTAGAAGGATTAATGATACTTTAGGTCATTTAGCAGGAGATCAGTTAATTGAAGCTTTTTCAAATAGGTTGCGACAGGTTATGCGAGAAGGAGATACCATTTCAAGATTAGTAGGAGATGAGTTTGCTATTCTAGTGAACCCGGTGACGAATGTGAATGCAGCGGTTGTGGTGGCCGAGAAAATTCTACAATCATTGGAAAAACCATTTTATGTGGAAAGTCAGGAAGTATATATGACGGTAAGCATTGGGATCGGTTTATTTCCGGGAGATGGTGATAACCCAGATCAAATGATTATGCATGCCGAGATGGCTATGTTTCAAGCTAAAAAGTTTGGGAAAAATAGGTATCGGCTTTATTCAGAGGATATGCATAAAGAAACACTTGTAAGGCTTGAGATGGAAAATGATATTAGAAAAGGACTAGAACAATATGAGTTTGAAATGTACTATCAACCTCAAGTGCAGCTTACAACGGGAGAAATAAGAGGAGCCGAAAGCTTGATGCGGTGGAAACATGTTGTTAAAGGTCAGATATCTCCCGGAACTTTTATTCCTGCGGCAGAAGAAAGTGGGCTGATGGTTCCTTTGGGGATATATACGATGAAACAAGTATTCGCACAAAGTAAGATATGGAAGCAAAAAGGATTTAAAGAAGCACTGATTTCTTTTAATCTGTCGCCGATTCAATTTCAACAATCAGATCTGTACGATCAAATCAAATGGATCTTATCAGAAACAGAAGCAGATCCTTCTATGCTGGAGCTAGAGATAACGGAGAATACAGCTATGGTTGATATTGAGTATGCAATTAATAGTTTGAAGCAAATTAAAAAACTAGGTATTCGGGTAGCCATGGATGATTTTGGAACCGGCTATTCATCCTTGGCTCTTTTAAGTAGATTACCAGTAGATAAACTGAAAATTGATCGTTCTTTTGTTTCTGGAATTGAAAAAAACGCAGATAAGCAGACCATCGTAGCGGCAATGGTCGGAATGTGCCAACAACTAGGCATAGAAGTTGTGGCAGAAGGAGTTGAAGAAGAAGTTGAAAAAAATTTTCTTCTAAAAGTAGGATGCGATATGATTCAAGGTTATTATTATAGTCCGGCTGTTCCGGCAGATCGATTTGAAAATATGATGAAGAATAGAATGTTTGTTGATACGAATAGATTTTTTTCGTAA
- a CDS encoding signal peptidase I → MMNISLSKIKAGRNIQNDCWIILMVICFSVLIYGLIESFSVQYNDIPPSILGYRMYVVHGNSMEPTIMNGSLIIVKEKEVERIQIDEIITYLCHRSQEPCTTHRVVGIEKWINGSESEVGFVTMGDANRVKDPVLVQSCKVIGVVKHIIKPNHMRIISQWLRTTVKLTIFFIFILFWARIHSKKSF, encoded by the coding sequence ATGATGAATATTAGTTTAAGTAAAATAAAAGCTGGAAGAAATATTCAAAATGATTGCTGGATAATATTGATGGTCATATGCTTCTCTGTTTTGATTTATGGTTTGATAGAAAGTTTTTCTGTTCAATATAATGATATTCCACCAAGCATTTTAGGATATCGAATGTACGTTGTTCATGGAAATAGTATGGAGCCAACGATCATGAATGGATCATTGATCATCGTGAAAGAAAAGGAAGTTGAAAGGATACAAATAGATGAAATCATTACTTATTTATGCCATAGAAGTCAAGAACCTTGTACGACTCATCGAGTGGTAGGGATAGAAAAATGGATCAATGGGAGCGAGAGTGAAGTAGGTTTTGTTACGATGGGTGATGCCAATAGGGTAAAAGATCCGGTTTTGGTTCAATCATGTAAAGTGATTGGGGTAGTAAAACACATTATAAAACCGAATCATATGAGAATCATCAGTCAATGGCTGAGAACAACTGTGAAATTAACGATCTTTTTTATATTTATACTATTTTGGGCACGGATTCATTCAAAGAAATCTTTTTAA
- a CDS encoding alanine/glycine:cation symporter family protein — MDSLIQLSDFIGGIVWGPPFLILLVGTGLYLTIRLGFFQFTHLGHAWKHTFGGMFSKDKEKEEEGGAITSFQSVSSAMAATIGVGNIAGVATAIYLGGPGAVFWMWLSALVGMATKFGEASLGVKFRNTNPDGTYSGGVMQYIENGLGANWKWLAVLYAIFAGLAALGIGNMVQSNTVATAMVEFGIAPWVSGIVIVVLVGLVTLGGIERIAQTAEKIVPTMAVIYIVGSLIILILNIAAIPAALRDIFYYAFNPYAAGAGGAGVAVASTIRFGIARGVFSNEAGLGGASIVHAQAKNSPSRQGMWGIWEVFIDTIVVCSMTALVILTTGALGTGETGADLTTAAFNKGLPGPGGYIILISIVFFAYTTMLTWCFYGEKSWEYIFGSKVVLPYRVMFLAFLFVGAIGGLEVIWGVADTLNGLMIAPNLIAMILLAGVLAKEKNDYMDTYNLKKDK, encoded by the coding sequence GTGGATTCATTAATTCAACTTAGCGATTTTATTGGTGGTATAGTATGGGGACCTCCCTTCCTCATCCTACTAGTCGGTACGGGTCTTTATCTAACAATTCGTTTAGGATTTTTTCAATTTACTCATTTGGGTCATGCTTGGAAACACACTTTTGGTGGAATGTTTAGCAAAGATAAGGAAAAGGAAGAAGAAGGCGGTGCTATTACTTCTTTCCAGTCCGTAAGTTCAGCAATGGCAGCAACGATCGGCGTCGGTAACATAGCCGGTGTTGCAACCGCTATTTATCTCGGAGGGCCGGGAGCTGTATTCTGGATGTGGTTATCCGCTTTAGTAGGGATGGCTACAAAGTTCGGCGAAGCATCTTTAGGGGTTAAGTTTCGAAATACTAACCCTGATGGTACCTACTCTGGGGGTGTTATGCAGTATATCGAAAATGGTCTAGGAGCAAACTGGAAATGGCTCGCGGTTCTATATGCCATCTTTGCCGGACTTGCAGCACTGGGAATCGGAAATATGGTCCAGTCCAACACGGTGGCTACGGCAATGGTAGAGTTCGGAATTGCCCCCTGGGTCAGTGGTATTGTTATCGTTGTACTGGTAGGACTTGTAACCTTGGGTGGTATTGAACGTATTGCCCAGACTGCTGAAAAAATTGTTCCAACAATGGCAGTGATCTACATCGTCGGCTCACTGATCATACTCATTCTAAACATCGCTGCAATTCCAGCTGCTTTAAGAGATATATTCTATTATGCTTTTAATCCTTATGCGGCTGGTGCCGGCGGTGCTGGTGTAGCCGTTGCTAGCACTATTCGTTTCGGTATCGCTCGTGGAGTTTTTTCAAATGAAGCTGGTCTTGGTGGCGCATCAATTGTCCATGCGCAGGCAAAGAACTCCCCAAGTCGTCAAGGTATGTGGGGAATCTGGGAAGTATTCATCGATACCATTGTTGTTTGCTCAATGACCGCCTTAGTTATATTAACAACTGGTGCTCTCGGTACCGGAGAAACAGGTGCTGATCTTACCACAGCTGCTTTTAACAAAGGGCTTCCAGGACCTGGAGGATATATTATTCTGATTTCTATCGTATTTTTTGCTTATACAACAATGCTTACCTGGTGCTTTTACGGAGAGAAAAGTTGGGAGTATATTTTCGGTAGTAAAGTTGTGCTTCCTTACCGGGTTATGTTTCTGGCATTTCTATTCGTCGGCGCTATCGGAGGATTGGAGGTTATCTGGGGTGTTGCCGATACATTAAACGGCTTGATGATTGCACCTAACTTAATTGCAATGATTTTACTGGCTGGTGTTCTTGCTAAAGAAAAGAACGATTATATGGATACCTACAATCTAAAAAAAGATAAGTAA
- a CDS encoding betaine/proline/choline family ABC transporter ATP-binding protein, with the protein MIEFKKLSKSYDGKTNIVDCLDMTINDGELVVLIGESGCGKTTTMKMINRLIEPSGGEILIDGKNILEMNPIQLRRNIGYVIQKVGLMPHMSVGDNIELVAYLKNWDKEKRRARSRELLKLVNLEPDQYIDRYPNELSGGQQQRVGVARALAVNPDIILMDEPFSAVDPITRETLQEELIKLQSEVRKTIVFVTHDMDEALKLGDKIAVMQGGKIIQYDSPEKILKEPVNDYVEYFVGKDKLWKSPEMLYARDIMQKRPAVVLEHRTPAYALEVMRKRDTDFLVVVDAPYDQPQRMLGVVTPKELKGKGMVENNRMIDIMREDYPTVTERTGMVKVLNIMKQEKLHYIPVIEEEKNLLAGLITHGSIVNIITDALVDSEVEKEAL; encoded by the coding sequence ATGATTGAATTTAAAAAGTTATCAAAGTCTTATGATGGTAAAACCAATATCGTTGATTGTCTCGATATGACTATTAATGATGGAGAGTTAGTGGTTCTAATTGGAGAAAGCGGTTGCGGAAAAACAACCACTATGAAAATGATCAATCGGCTTATTGAACCGTCCGGCGGAGAAATATTGATTGATGGAAAAAACATTTTAGAAATGAATCCTATCCAACTACGACGCAATATAGGATATGTTATTCAAAAAGTTGGACTTATGCCACATATGAGTGTCGGAGATAATATCGAACTGGTTGCTTATCTTAAAAACTGGGATAAGGAAAAAAGAAGAGCACGCTCAAGAGAACTTCTAAAGCTTGTTAACCTTGAGCCTGATCAGTACATCGATCGCTATCCCAACGAACTGAGCGGTGGACAACAACAGCGTGTTGGAGTCGCTAGAGCCTTGGCTGTTAATCCAGACATCATCCTGATGGATGAACCTTTTAGTGCCGTCGATCCTATAACCCGTGAAACACTCCAAGAAGAACTCATAAAACTGCAAAGCGAAGTTAGAAAAACGATTGTATTTGTTACGCACGATATGGATGAAGCTCTCAAGCTAGGTGATAAAATCGCCGTCATGCAAGGCGGGAAAATAATTCAATATGATTCACCAGAAAAAATCCTTAAAGAACCCGTCAATGATTATGTTGAATATTTTGTTGGAAAAGACAAGCTATGGAAATCGCCAGAAATGCTTTATGCCAGAGATATCATGCAAAAAAGACCCGCTGTTGTGTTGGAGCACAGAACTCCTGCCTATGCGCTTGAAGTAATGAGAAAAAGAGATACAGACTTTTTAGTAGTTGTAGATGCTCCATATGATCAACCTCAAAGAATGCTAGGCGTTGTCACACCAAAAGAACTAAAAGGTAAGGGAATGGTTGAAAATAATCGAATGATCGATATTATGCGAGAAGATTACCCAACCGTAACAGAGCGAACTGGTATGGTAAAAGTTCTAAATATCATGAAACAGGAGAAATTACACTATATCCCCGTGATTGAAGAGGAAAAAAATCTCCTGGCAGGTCTCATTACCCACGGTAGTATTGTAAATATTATTACAGATGCCTTAGTGGATTCTGAAGTTGAAAAGGAGGCGTTGTAA
- a CDS encoding LacI family DNA-binding transcriptional regulator has protein sequence MKFNIKDVAQKAGVSISTVSRVINSSKPVKQKTKDKVLDAIEELGYRPNAIARSLKVKHTKSIGIMTPDIANQFYPEVVRGIEDVANMYEYSIFLCNTDLNEEKELQYFAELEEKQIDGLIFLGNHVSKELRNEMESADIPVVLIGGKATGIPSVTINNEKAAKDAVDFLLNRNHRRIGIITGKMKDPMMGQARLKGYQKALEEKGIEVKEELVIEGGYRYKSGYDGAKRLMALKVPPTAIFVCSDEMAIGACRAILEDGHEIPKDVAIVGFDNVDISGKVYPSLSTIGQPMYEMGAIAMRLLTKILHNESIGASDIVLDYEVIEREST, from the coding sequence GTGAAATTTAATATAAAAGATGTTGCTCAAAAGGCAGGGGTTTCAATTTCTACAGTTTCAAGAGTGATTAATAGCAGCAAACCGGTTAAACAAAAAACAAAAGATAAAGTTCTGGATGCGATAGAGGAACTAGGATATCGGCCTAATGCTATTGCTAGGAGCTTGAAAGTGAAACATACAAAATCGATCGGTATTATGACTCCGGACATTGCTAATCAGTTTTATCCTGAAGTAGTTAGGGGGATAGAAGATGTTGCAAACATGTATGAATATTCTATCTTTTTGTGCAATACAGACCTCAATGAAGAGAAAGAATTGCAATATTTTGCTGAGTTGGAAGAAAAACAAATTGATGGATTAATTTTTCTGGGAAATCATGTGTCAAAAGAGTTAAGAAATGAAATGGAAAGTGCTGATATTCCTGTTGTCTTAATAGGTGGTAAGGCAACAGGCATTCCATCTGTAACCATCAATAACGAAAAAGCAGCAAAGGATGCTGTCGACTTTTTGCTTAATCGGAACCATCGGCGAATAGGGATCATTACAGGCAAAATGAAAGATCCAATGATGGGGCAAGCGAGGCTTAAAGGTTATCAAAAAGCACTGGAAGAAAAGGGGATTGAAGTAAAGGAAGAGTTAGTGATTGAAGGGGGATATCGATATAAAAGTGGTTATGATGGTGCAAAAAGACTGATGGCATTAAAAGTTCCACCAACCGCTATTTTTGTATGTAGTGACGAGATGGCTATTGGCGCATGTCGTGCAATCCTGGAAGATGGACATGAAATTCCAAAAGATGTGGCAATAGTAGGATTTGATAATGTTGATATTTCTGGAAAAGTGTACCCATCACTTTCTACTATTGGACAACCAATGTATGAAATGGGTGCCATTGCAATGAGACTGTTGACGAAAATTCTACACAATGAAAGTATCGGTGCATCAGATATTGTTCTAGACTATGAAGTGATTGAGCGAGAGAGTACTTAA
- the tig gene encoding trigger factor has product MSSEIVKREGNCISLKIVVSPEEFEKAINKAYSKMKSKFNIPGFRKGKAPRKIVEMNYGVEVFYEEAINVSFPEAYEKALEEHNLDPVDQPEVDIEKLEKGEDVIFLADIEIMPDVLVEGYKGVEVEKKIYPVKEEAVEKELKQMQEKNVRMIAIEDRPVQENDTVTFDFEGSIDGEVFEGGKAEKHTLEIGSGQFIPGFEEKMVGLKPGEESTIQVTFPEDYQAENLAGKEADFKIKIHEVKEKEFPEIDDEFAKDVSEFDTLEELKADIRKKLEEQSEQRTEQELRASVIEKVTEKVSVDIPKAVIERQVNQMLQDFNQQMMSQGIGLDMYYQMTGSSEEDLKEKMRPDAEKTVKDQLVLDKITEIEKIEASDEEVEAEIAKIAEQYNQDVSDFKQKVAQHGNKVFADNVVLRKTIDFLTENAAIKEVVENTEDAAEEKQAE; this is encoded by the coding sequence ATGAGTTCAGAAATTGTTAAAAGAGAAGGTAATTGTATATCCCTTAAAATTGTAGTTAGTCCGGAGGAGTTTGAAAAAGCAATCAATAAAGCCTATAGCAAAATGAAGTCTAAATTCAATATTCCAGGATTTCGAAAAGGGAAGGCTCCACGAAAAATCGTTGAAATGAATTATGGAGTCGAAGTTTTTTATGAAGAAGCAATAAATGTTTCTTTTCCTGAAGCCTATGAAAAGGCATTGGAAGAACATAACCTTGATCCGGTAGATCAACCAGAAGTAGATATAGAGAAGCTGGAAAAAGGAGAAGATGTGATTTTTCTTGCGGATATTGAGATTATGCCTGATGTTTTAGTAGAAGGTTATAAAGGTGTTGAAGTAGAGAAAAAGATTTATCCGGTGAAAGAAGAAGCGGTTGAGAAAGAACTAAAACAAATGCAAGAAAAAAATGTGCGAATGATTGCCATAGAAGATAGACCTGTACAGGAGAATGATACTGTAACATTTGATTTTGAAGGGTCAATTGATGGTGAAGTTTTTGAAGGTGGAAAAGCAGAAAAGCATACATTAGAAATAGGATCTGGGCAATTTATTCCTGGGTTTGAAGAAAAAATGGTTGGTCTGAAACCGGGTGAAGAAAGCACTATTCAGGTTACTTTTCCAGAAGATTACCAGGCGGAAAATTTAGCCGGCAAAGAAGCTGACTTTAAGATTAAGATTCATGAAGTGAAAGAAAAAGAATTTCCAGAGATAGATGATGAGTTTGCTAAAGATGTATCAGAATTTGATACGTTAGAAGAATTGAAAGCAGATATACGAAAAAAACTAGAAGAACAGTCGGAACAAAGAACGGAGCAAGAACTTCGTGCGTCGGTTATAGAAAAAGTGACAGAAAAAGTTTCTGTAGATATTCCTAAAGCAGTTATTGAAAGACAGGTTAATCAGATGTTGCAAGATTTTAATCAACAAATGATGTCCCAAGGAATTGGTTTAGACATGTATTACCAAATGACGGGTTCCAGTGAAGAAGATCTTAAAGAAAAAATGAGACCGGATGCTGAAAAAACAGTTAAAGACCAGTTAGTTTTGGATAAAATTACTGAAATAGAGAAAATAGAAGCGTCTGATGAAGAAGTTGAAGCAGAAATAGCAAAAATTGCAGAACAATATAATCAAGATGTATCGGATTTCAAGCAAAAAGTTGCTCAGCATGGAAATAAAGTTTTTGCAGATAACGTAGTGCTTAGAAAGACGATTGATTTCTTAACAGAAAATGCTGCTATAAAAGAAGTAGTAGAAAACACCGAGGATGCAGCAGAAGAAAAACAAGCAGAGTAA